The following coding sequences lie in one Halorussus halophilus genomic window:
- a CDS encoding DUF4129 domain-containing protein, protein MGHNRRHAALATLCVFAVLLAASLFPASGFGAYPAGVWSDSGTGAPDGEATVGPTTTVDFSTTTESTADTSTTDTGETTDGTTTTATTTERTTTAASDSDYDDGGFDGEGVKTFFLLFGVLFLGLVGVGFLRGTLATASASGAFPFTITIRGVPLGDLVGGLPERTMTFIVGFSSSMPQLLDDTANLTSEVGKGLAMVLSGTGSAIGKIASASAGGLVAAFTAVPRALSGFSGASSIFSGMSMPSIGRDSSSGSRSSSDSSPDSPEPEETRPPTIEEAWETMADRVFVRNRRARTPEEFARAAVERGYPDEAVRKLTDVFQEVRYGRRSRDDRTPRARSALDRIKRYWDGDDE, encoded by the coding sequence GTGGGACACAACCGCCGCCACGCCGCCCTCGCGACCCTCTGTGTGTTCGCGGTCCTGTTAGCCGCTTCCCTCTTCCCCGCTAGTGGTTTCGGAGCCTATCCGGCCGGAGTGTGGAGCGACAGCGGGACCGGCGCGCCCGACGGAGAGGCGACCGTCGGTCCGACGACGACCGTGGATTTCTCGACGACGACCGAATCGACGGCCGACACTTCGACGACGGACACCGGTGAGACGACGGACGGCACGACGACTACAGCAACGACTACCGAACGGACTACGACTGCCGCCTCCGATAGTGATTACGACGACGGCGGGTTCGACGGCGAGGGCGTGAAGACGTTCTTCCTCCTCTTCGGCGTCCTCTTTCTCGGACTCGTCGGGGTCGGCTTCCTTCGCGGAACCCTCGCCACTGCGAGCGCCAGCGGAGCCTTCCCGTTCACCATCACGATTCGCGGGGTACCGCTCGGCGACCTCGTCGGTGGCCTCCCCGAGCGGACGATGACGTTCATCGTCGGCTTCTCGTCGTCGATGCCGCAGTTGCTCGACGACACCGCCAACCTGACGAGCGAAGTCGGCAAGGGCCTCGCCATGGTGCTTTCCGGCACCGGCAGTGCTATCGGGAAAATCGCCAGCGCGAGCGCAGGCGGTCTCGTCGCGGCGTTCACCGCCGTGCCGCGCGCGCTCTCCGGATTCTCGGGAGCGTCGAGTATCTTCTCGGGCATGAGCATGCCGAGCATCGGCCGCGACTCTTCGAGCGGGAGTCGGTCCAGTTCCGACTCGTCGCCCGACAGTCCGGAACCGGAGGAGACCCGCCCGCCGACCATCGAGGAGGCGTGGGAGACCATGGCCGACCGCGTGTTCGTGCGTAACCGACGAGCGCGGACGCCAGAAGAGTTCGCCCGCGCCGCGGTCGAACGTGGCTACCCCGACGAGGCAGTTCGGAAACTGACGGACGTGTTCCAAGAAGTTCGATACGGCCGCCGGTCCAGAGACGACAGGACCCCGAGGGCGCGGTCGGCGCTCGACCGCATCAAGCGCTACTGGGACGGTGACGACGAATGA
- a CDS encoding DUF7269 family protein, with amino-acid sequence MNLLRDRNLALVGTVSLLLALGVAFVPSVAALLRPLAGLTGQGTVLLVGAVAGLLGLWSFKQGVGDTDEADLWTPQKLPERAYYDEHRTAGADVDSVLDEEEVMAGPRNEARSRIRKTAVSVVANAQDCSGGEANGRLNDGSWTDDPRAAAFFAERGVADVPLRARIRDWASGEAFERQARHAVAEMERLATTDIESRRRPQHTGLFADDDESVPIAGEDLGEIYNKSDGTSDSSANDSAESERDATESRSEQLGDEPPLTPEMRATQSKSGNQQIDDELNRERDDPDGDKALQQQLLADDLEGSQ; translated from the coding sequence ATGAACCTCCTGCGCGATAGGAACCTCGCGCTGGTCGGTACCGTGTCCCTACTGCTCGCGCTTGGCGTCGCGTTCGTGCCGAGCGTGGCCGCCCTCCTGCGACCACTTGCAGGGCTGACGGGGCAAGGGACCGTACTACTGGTCGGTGCCGTCGCGGGCCTGCTCGGCCTCTGGTCGTTCAAGCAGGGCGTCGGCGACACCGACGAAGCAGACCTCTGGACGCCGCAGAAGCTACCGGAGCGCGCCTACTACGACGAACATCGGACCGCAGGCGCGGACGTAGACTCCGTGCTAGACGAAGAAGAAGTGATGGCTGGTCCACGAAACGAAGCCCGCAGTCGCATCCGAAAGACGGCCGTCTCGGTGGTCGCCAACGCACAAGACTGTAGCGGCGGCGAAGCGAACGGGCGACTCAACGACGGGTCGTGGACCGACGACCCACGAGCGGCCGCCTTCTTCGCCGAGCGCGGCGTCGCCGACGTTCCGCTTCGCGCGCGAATTCGAGACTGGGCCAGCGGCGAAGCGTTCGAGCGGCAGGCCCGCCACGCCGTCGCGGAGATGGAGCGACTCGCCACCACCGACATCGAGAGTCGCCGACGGCCCCAGCACACGGGGCTGTTCGCCGACGACGACGAGAGCGTGCCGATAGCTGGCGAAGATTTAGGTGAGATTTACAACAAGTCGGACGGGACGAGCGACTCGTCCGCGAACGACTCCGCAGAATCCGAGCGCGACGCTACGGAGTCTCGCTCGGAGCAGTTGGGAGACGAACCCCCACTCACGCCGGAGATGCGAGCGACCCAATCCAAGAGCGGGAATCAGCAAATAGACGACGAACTGAACCGAGAGCGAGACGACCCCGACGGCGACAAAGCACTACAGCAACAGCTGCTCGCCGACGACTTGGAGGGGAGCCAATGA
- a CDS encoding DUF58 domain-containing protein — MSGEVVAVLVGGVTVAALYLLVFGASASYSRNDPHGDGDRDDSGVLDSGPRWNAGLTVALLTGAAGVLLQNPAIFLSSVVGFAYAAYQYGSRSPDLDVSVTRTVDDHTPVPSSDVNVSVTVTNESERTLADLRVVDGVPDQLEVASGSPRHATSLRPGESETFDYALTARRGEHRFGKTTLVAKNLSGASEQRDERDARDTDMDIEHSTITCETRAEEVPLPSRTSSYPGHITTDSGGEGVEFYATREYRPGDPLSRVDWKRVARTGEMTTVEFRETRAATVVVVVDVRTLAHVTRKDGEPDAVELGAYAAERLSDALLQQNNRVGLALFGPTEEYLEPSGGTEQAARIRAMLRETPEPREQSVGLFSDRRRTRANRQRFETLRKRLPDAAQIVYLSPMLDEGAVDMVERFEAYGHPVTVVSPNVTGDTTGGTVERLDREERLSAVRGGGVRTIDWSPDEPIRTAIAAATAGWSQ, encoded by the coding sequence ATGAGCGGTGAAGTCGTCGCGGTACTGGTCGGCGGCGTCACCGTCGCGGCGCTCTACCTGCTCGTGTTTGGCGCGTCGGCGTCGTACAGCCGAAACGACCCGCACGGAGACGGCGACAGAGACGACAGCGGCGTCCTCGACTCCGGCCCGCGCTGGAACGCAGGTCTCACCGTCGCCCTGCTCACTGGGGCCGCTGGAGTTCTCCTCCAGAATCCCGCCATCTTCCTCTCGTCGGTGGTCGGCTTCGCGTACGCCGCCTACCAGTACGGCTCTCGCTCGCCGGACCTCGACGTGAGCGTCACCCGAACCGTGGACGACCACACGCCGGTTCCGAGTAGCGACGTGAACGTCTCGGTGACCGTGACCAACGAGAGCGAGCGAACGCTGGCCGACCTCCGCGTCGTGGACGGTGTCCCCGACCAACTCGAAGTCGCCTCGGGGTCGCCGCGCCACGCGACGAGTCTGCGCCCCGGCGAGAGCGAGACGTTCGACTACGCGCTCACTGCGCGGCGCGGCGAACATCGATTCGGCAAGACGACGCTCGTCGCCAAGAACCTGAGCGGCGCGTCCGAACAGCGCGACGAACGAGACGCACGCGACACCGACATGGACATCGAACACTCCACCATCACCTGCGAGACGCGCGCCGAAGAAGTTCCCCTTCCCTCCCGCACCTCGTCGTATCCGGGCCACATAACGACCGACTCGGGCGGCGAGGGCGTGGAGTTCTACGCGACTCGGGAGTACCGACCCGGCGACCCCCTCTCGCGCGTCGATTGGAAGCGCGTCGCCAGAACGGGCGAGATGACGACCGTCGAATTCCGCGAGACGCGGGCGGCGACTGTGGTCGTCGTCGTGGACGTTCGGACGCTGGCCCACGTCACCCGAAAAGACGGCGAACCGGACGCCGTGGAACTAGGCGCGTACGCCGCCGAACGACTCTCGGACGCACTGCTTCAGCAGAACAACCGCGTCGGACTCGCGCTGTTCGGCCCGACCGAGGAGTATCTCGAACCGTCGGGCGGCACCGAACAGGCCGCTCGCATTCGGGCGATGCTCCGAGAGACGCCGGAACCGAGAGAACAGTCGGTCGGTCTGTTCAGCGACCGACGCCGGACGCGCGCGAACCGACAGCGGTTCGAGACGCTCCGCAAGCGACTGCCCGACGCGGCCCAAATCGTCTACCTCTCGCCGATGTTGGACGAGGGCGCAGTGGACATGGTCGAGCGATTCGAAGCGTACGGCCACCCCGTCACCGTCGTCAGTCCCAACGTGACGGGTGATACGACCGGTGGCACCGTCGAGCGACTGGACCGCGAGGAGCGACTCTCCGCCGTTCGCGGTGGCGGCGTTCGCACGATAGACTGGTCACCGGACGAACCGATTCGTACGGCCATCGCCGCGGCCACCGCGGGGTGGTCCCAATGA